From a single Leptospira levettii genomic region:
- the lpxA gene encoding acyl-ACP--UDP-N-acetylglucosamine O-acyltransferase: MKIHPTAIIDPKAELHESVEVGPFCIIEKDVRIGEGTVIESHVKILSGTRIGKFNKISSGGSFGGLPQDLAFKPETKTYLEIGDHNHFRENVIFHRGTVEGKATTIGNHNYMMGNVHIAHDVLVGDHNIMVQNTMLAGHVVIGNKVFISGSVGVHQFVRVSDYAMLAGLTKVVKDVPPYATVDGHPGLIVSLNVVGMKRAGISADVRLAIKRVYKTIYHSGLNTKQALAELKKDPNPAPEVQKVIEFFETSKRGVVDHRFVSGGSDEE, translated from the coding sequence ATGAAAATACACCCCACTGCCATCATCGATCCAAAGGCGGAATTACATGAATCCGTTGAAGTAGGTCCATTTTGTATCATCGAAAAAGATGTGAGAATTGGAGAAGGAACCGTCATCGAATCCCACGTAAAAATCTTATCTGGGACGCGGATTGGTAAATTTAACAAAATTTCCTCAGGTGGTAGTTTCGGTGGTTTGCCTCAAGATTTAGCCTTCAAACCCGAAACCAAAACGTATTTGGAAATTGGGGATCACAATCATTTTAGAGAAAACGTTATTTTTCATAGGGGTACTGTTGAAGGAAAAGCCACTACCATTGGAAACCATAATTATATGATGGGGAATGTCCATATTGCTCATGACGTACTGGTCGGAGACCATAACATCATGGTACAAAATACTATGCTCGCAGGTCACGTAGTCATTGGAAACAAAGTCTTCATTTCTGGTTCTGTTGGAGTTCACCAATTTGTAAGGGTTTCCGATTATGCAATGTTAGCAGGCCTCACAAAGGTAGTAAAAGACGTTCCTCCATATGCAACAGTGGATGGCCATCCAGGACTGATAGTAAGTTTGAATGTTGTGGGAATGAAACGTGCAGGAATTTCTGCCGATGTTCGCCTTGCCATCAAAAGAGTTTATAAAACGATCTATCATAGTGGCCTCAACACAAAACAAGCATTAGCTGAACTTAAAAAAGACCCAAATCCTGCTCCTGAAGTACAAAAAGTAATCGAATTCTTTGAAACAAGTAAACGAGGAGTTGTTGACCATCGTTTTGTTTCTGGCGGATCCGACGAAGAATGA
- a CDS encoding HlyD family efflux transporter periplasmic adaptor subunit produces MFKKFKNLKETDSNWESRHSASYYDELLKHPAPNWEKKGIYLIAVFFFCFVLFLVFGRVDVVVQANGNIRPKGNYHVVEALETGTLTNLYVKSGDFLKKGDPIMELEFSEQQIELSKDANNLDYEEKKLQRLIRNKREAEKILKSLAYNLENNSGSSLSGGVLSKFVSLKKAYMDFQNGVGAKFIYDQSLLEFNEEFGNLKDEIQREENIIASLRGDTKLKKERVANAVIRMPFSGVIGELAVNNVGQNIIRGQTVASLMEEGQPLEAIVEVSSKDIGAVKLGLTAVIKVKAFHQNDFGVVEGIVSQIIPNTKDKDSFSVILVLGTQDLNQDGKKFQLFPGLKVVADIVIDRKNIYQILFRYADPRN; encoded by the coding sequence ATGTTTAAAAAATTTAAGAACCTAAAAGAAACAGATTCTAATTGGGAATCTAGGCATTCTGCTTCGTATTATGATGAATTACTGAAACATCCAGCACCTAACTGGGAAAAGAAAGGTATTTATCTTATCGCAGTATTCTTTTTCTGTTTTGTTTTGTTTTTAGTTTTTGGACGAGTCGATGTTGTCGTACAAGCAAACGGTAACATTCGCCCAAAAGGTAATTATCATGTAGTAGAAGCATTAGAAACAGGTACACTTACCAATTTGTATGTAAAATCAGGTGATTTTCTTAAAAAAGGAGATCCCATTATGGAATTAGAATTCTCCGAACAACAAATTGAACTTTCAAAAGATGCGAACAATTTAGATTACGAAGAAAAAAAATTACAAAGATTAATTCGTAATAAACGTGAGGCTGAAAAAATTTTAAAGAGTCTTGCTTATAATTTAGAAAACAATTCTGGATCATCCTTATCGGGAGGTGTACTAAGTAAGTTTGTAAGTTTAAAAAAAGCTTATATGGATTTTCAAAATGGAGTTGGTGCAAAGTTCATTTATGACCAAAGTTTATTAGAGTTTAATGAAGAATTTGGAAATTTAAAAGATGAAATTCAACGAGAAGAAAATATAATCGCAAGTCTTCGCGGAGATACAAAATTAAAAAAGGAAAGAGTTGCCAATGCAGTGATTCGTATGCCTTTTTCTGGAGTGATTGGTGAATTAGCAGTTAATAACGTAGGTCAAAACATCATTCGAGGCCAAACAGTCGCTTCACTTATGGAAGAAGGACAGCCTTTAGAAGCCATTGTAGAAGTGAGTAGTAAGGATATTGGTGCAGTCAAACTTGGACTGACTGCAGTGATTAAGGTAAAGGCTTTTCACCAAAATGATTTTGGTGTTGTAGAAGGAATTGTTTCTCAAATCATTCCCAATACAAAAGATAAGGATTCGTTTAGTGTGATTTTGGTTTTGGGAACACAGGATTTAAACCAAGATGGAAAAAAGTTTCAATTGTTTCCAGGTTTAAAAGTTGTAGCAGACATTGTAATTGATAGAAAAAACATTTATCAAATTTTATTTCGTTACGCTGATCCAAGGAATTAA
- a CDS encoding acetyl-CoA C-acetyltransferase produces MEQVYILGGLRSAFGSFGGTLKDMSAVDLGVEVSKAALQKTGVDPSLIEESIFGNVIPTGKDGIYLARHIGLKSGVPITSPALTLNRLCGSGMEAVIQAAKKIMLGEAHTVLAGGVESMSNAPYVVRNARFGVRYGNAEFEDSLAQGLTDIYVELPMGMTAENLSDQYKISREEQDAWAATSQERAEEATNKGILKDEIHPITISGKNPIVFDKDEFIKGKAGGAKLATLKPAFKKDGSVTAGNASGINDGASAMIVASASQAKKLGKEPLAIVKSWGHAGCDPAKMGIGPALAIPAALQKAGLSLKDIGLVEVNEAFAAQYLAVQKELGLDPKITNVNGGAVAIGHPLGASGNRVTLTLALEMQRRGVKYGVASLCIGGGQGIAIVLENPKA; encoded by the coding sequence ATGGAACAAGTTTACATTTTGGGCGGACTGAGATCCGCATTCGGTAGTTTTGGCGGAACTCTCAAAGACATGAGTGCCGTAGACCTAGGGGTCGAAGTATCAAAAGCAGCACTCCAAAAAACGGGTGTTGATCCTTCCTTAATTGAAGAAAGTATTTTTGGAAATGTTATCCCTACTGGTAAAGATGGAATTTATTTAGCTCGTCACATTGGGTTAAAATCAGGAGTTCCAATCACAAGTCCAGCCTTAACACTCAATAGACTTTGTGGTTCGGGAATGGAAGCAGTGATCCAAGCTGCCAAAAAGATCATGTTAGGTGAAGCTCACACGGTTCTAGCTGGTGGAGTGGAATCCATGAGTAATGCACCTTATGTTGTACGCAATGCAAGATTTGGAGTTCGTTATGGAAATGCAGAATTCGAAGATTCACTTGCACAAGGTTTAACAGACATTTATGTAGAACTTCCTATGGGGATGACGGCAGAAAACTTATCTGACCAATACAAAATTTCCAGAGAAGAACAAGATGCTTGGGCAGCAACTTCACAAGAACGTGCAGAAGAAGCTACTAACAAAGGAATTCTAAAAGATGAAATCCATCCTATCACGATCAGTGGAAAAAATCCAATTGTGTTTGATAAAGATGAATTCATCAAAGGTAAGGCTGGTGGAGCAAAACTTGCCACATTAAAACCTGCCTTCAAAAAAGATGGATCAGTGACTGCAGGTAATGCCTCTGGGATCAATGATGGAGCTTCCGCAATGATTGTTGCATCCGCATCCCAAGCAAAAAAACTCGGCAAAGAACCACTCGCAATTGTAAAATCATGGGGCCACGCTGGTTGTGATCCTGCAAAGATGGGAATTGGGCCTGCACTGGCAATTCCAGCTGCTTTACAAAAAGCAGGACTCAGTTTAAAAGACATTGGACTAGTCGAAGTGAATGAAGCATTTGCAGCACAGTACTTAGCGGTGCAAAAGGAACTTGGTCTTGATCCTAAGATCACCAATGTGAACGGTGGAGCTGTTGCAATTGGACATCCACTCGGAGCATCGGGTAATCGTGTGACTTTGACCTTGGCTCTTGAGATGCAAAGACGTGGAGTGAAGTATGGTGTTGCTTCTCTTTGTATCGGTGGAGGACAAGGAATCGCGATTGTTTTAGAAAACCCTAAAGCATAG
- a CDS encoding DUF6938 domain-containing protein yields the protein MNREPMFGLDTGFISKQTAGLIRGILQKRYSIGESSIPLFSSPSPLYPGLELISDKGENPIESRLLVGSIRMGYGHHRMALSVYSHSLKKNIPTYLHDLLAITSPESKAIADIDSGYSFFSRMSAEIGGPVEWIWGQLMSQGNLTSLELSCQLAALYKGLMNGIPKDSPVITTYPLNGQIAVASGFNKIIHLICDNYPQYYLLVPGALNLVQSPSSYTKFIEMGVPKDNLAVAGHWVSEDIVSNAVTDSENRVRRIDSKKIRRFLIPIGGAGAQKGYILDLIRLTKSYLTNRKAVYWINTGDHVKVLKAIEEYLIFQKIPYLSIDSWEDLLTFITRHPLRSEDNENNPPVVLFHFPTHTEAFSATDRLIRIADVLVTKPSELAFFPIPKLFIRRVGDHEAASVIRSLELGEGTVECREVMHAKELVQIFTESDDLLLRMNESIIKNTIEGIYNGSKTAVEMATAT from the coding sequence ATGAATCGAGAACCAATGTTCGGCCTAGACACAGGTTTTATTTCCAAACAAACCGCAGGCCTCATTCGAGGGATCCTCCAAAAACGTTATTCCATTGGAGAAAGCTCCATTCCCTTATTTTCTTCCCCTTCCCCTTTGTACCCAGGTCTAGAACTCATTTCCGACAAAGGAGAAAACCCAATTGAATCACGATTGCTCGTTGGAAGCATTCGGATGGGATACGGTCACCACCGGATGGCACTTTCTGTGTATTCCCATTCTTTGAAAAAAAACATCCCCACTTACTTACACGATTTACTTGCCATCACCTCTCCTGAATCAAAAGCCATTGCCGACATCGATTCTGGTTATAGTTTTTTCTCTCGGATGAGTGCTGAGATAGGTGGACCCGTGGAATGGATTTGGGGACAACTTATGTCACAGGGAAATTTAACCTCACTTGAACTTTCATGTCAACTTGCTGCCCTTTACAAAGGACTCATGAATGGAATTCCAAAAGATTCACCTGTCATCACCACATACCCGTTAAATGGTCAAATTGCTGTTGCTTCTGGTTTTAACAAAATCATTCATTTGATTTGTGATAACTACCCTCAATACTACTTACTTGTTCCAGGAGCATTAAACTTAGTACAATCTCCTTCCTCTTATACCAAGTTTATCGAAATGGGTGTTCCTAAAGACAACCTCGCTGTTGCTGGGCATTGGGTATCAGAAGACATTGTATCAAATGCTGTGACTGATTCTGAAAATAGAGTGAGAAGGATTGATTCCAAAAAAATCCGAAGGTTCTTAATCCCAATTGGTGGAGCAGGTGCACAAAAAGGTTATATTTTAGATCTCATTCGTTTGACCAAGTCATATCTCACCAATAGAAAAGCTGTGTATTGGATTAACACTGGTGACCATGTGAAAGTGCTCAAAGCGATTGAAGAGTATTTGATTTTTCAGAAAATACCTTATTTATCGATTGATTCCTGGGAAGACCTCCTAACATTCATTACACGTCACCCTCTCAGGTCAGAAGACAATGAAAACAATCCACCTGTTGTGTTGTTTCATTTTCCAACCCACACAGAAGCATTTTCAGCAACTGATAGGCTCATTCGAATCGCAGATGTCCTTGTCACCAAACCATCTGAGTTGGCATTTTTCCCTATTCCCAAACTGTTTATCCGCAGGGTTGGAGACCATGAAGCGGCGTCAGTCATAAGGTCTTTGGAACTAGGAGAAGGAACTGTGGAATGTAGGGAAGTGATGCATGCAAAGGAGCTGGTTCAAATTTTCACTGAGTCCGATGATTTGTTACTCAGAATGAACGAATCCATTATCAAAAATACAATCGAAGGGATCTATAACGGAAGTAAAACGGCCGTCGAAATGGCGACCGCAACATGA
- a CDS encoding peptidase domain-containing ABC transporter, which yields MQSEVRRNLEKIRNVFRSNYLLAELDDSERESLIPFIEVKFVRIGQILIKANQMPEYIHFVLTGKFGMKQNKEDLHLGRYAFVEEGESIGERITLTKTPSKHDYYALEPSIVLLLPTSRFLKLVESHPEIAEKAKHREEEQEKFHYVRKLSFFDELSPEEIKSILKSIQLIKVPQGEFIFVEGESGESAYIVRSGKVQIRTENPRKIISIMKSGDILGEIAIFKQQKRLASAITAEDSELYQIPGNVFRKVIGAEKGNKLEEIVQSRLLRYSTYKSKEKEENSIRPFVSKRFEIRKTTRTILIEQVTTDQMSLVGLVCSELALRTFDKALPSNWKIRIKNELSRNIVPGIFELAIELEKLGFLTKQLHIPFSELTSLENPVFITDDENIPCLLYLVDPELDAILISHPIKGVYELSTEQFLKLWDGVILQFSLAPSSLSAEVSLISFFKELRMLFSPKKKEIRWVMVATFFSAILSLSLPYLIRQIVDQVLVFSDRNFLFTVVFGVTLSVFFQSLFSLFRNLISIGLMQNLEYNYFVRFFQHILNLTLPEFRKFETGDFTQRLKENQRILEITQRSGLFLILDLITLPIYLFILFRLDGGLSFVGLFFLIVYAIVVVRSSSKIKKLQKHSFESKKKTTSFFLSLFSGIQLIKASSIESRYLAKGLNEIARTILTNLRVGKRVHILELISKFFEQIGLISVIAYGVNLVLDEQLSLGSFLGFLILYSLLMEPIVRLCHLYEDLHELRESRMRLTEIYSLPGEIVSLRPFGELPRLSGRIKLDNVSFRYSEGSSEILKEINLDIEAGEKIAIVGRSGCGKSTLMRIMMGTLSPTKGKVFVDSFDLSTLDPEEVRIQFGAVEQNPILFSGTITENLSKKNPSLHMESLLAGAKLASVDQFVERFTMKYETKIGESGVGLSGGQKQRLAIARALVTNPSILFLDEPTSALDSETEAHIQSQWETVFLDRTVIQISHRLHTTVSADKIIVLDEGRIVEMGTHAELIQTKGYYYHLFPTLTEEESHV from the coding sequence ATGCAATCAGAAGTTAGGCGTAATCTTGAAAAAATTCGTAATGTATTTCGGTCTAATTATTTATTAGCAGAATTAGACGATTCGGAACGAGAATCATTAATCCCATTTATTGAAGTTAAATTTGTTCGGATTGGACAAATACTAATCAAAGCAAACCAAATGCCTGAGTACATTCATTTTGTTCTCACAGGCAAATTTGGAATGAAACAAAACAAAGAGGACCTTCATTTAGGAAGGTATGCATTCGTTGAAGAAGGTGAGTCGATAGGGGAAAGGATCACTTTAACAAAAACTCCATCAAAACATGATTATTACGCACTTGAACCTTCTATTGTTTTATTATTACCAACTTCCCGTTTTTTAAAGTTAGTTGAATCTCATCCTGAAATAGCTGAAAAAGCAAAACATAGAGAAGAAGAACAAGAAAAATTTCATTACGTTCGCAAACTAAGTTTTTTTGATGAATTATCCCCTGAAGAAATCAAATCCATTCTAAAATCGATACAACTCATTAAAGTTCCACAAGGTGAATTCATTTTTGTTGAAGGTGAGTCTGGAGAATCAGCTTACATAGTCCGTTCTGGAAAAGTACAAATCAGAACTGAAAATCCAAGGAAAATCATCTCGATTATGAAATCAGGTGATATCCTTGGTGAAATTGCGATCTTTAAACAACAAAAAAGATTAGCAAGTGCCATCACAGCGGAAGACTCCGAACTCTATCAAATTCCTGGAAATGTTTTTCGTAAGGTCATCGGTGCCGAAAAAGGAAACAAACTTGAAGAGATAGTCCAATCAAGACTCTTAAGGTATTCCACTTACAAATCAAAGGAAAAAGAAGAAAATTCAATTCGTCCTTTTGTATCGAAACGATTTGAAATCAGGAAAACAACTCGAACTATTTTAATTGAACAAGTGACAACTGACCAAATGAGTCTTGTTGGATTGGTTTGTTCTGAGTTGGCATTAAGGACCTTTGACAAAGCACTTCCATCAAATTGGAAAATAAGAATTAAAAATGAACTGAGTCGAAATATTGTTCCTGGTATTTTTGAATTAGCAATCGAATTAGAAAAACTTGGTTTCTTAACAAAACAACTTCATATTCCATTTTCAGAATTAACAAGTTTAGAGAATCCAGTTTTCATCACAGACGATGAAAATATTCCATGTTTATTATATTTAGTTGATCCTGAATTAGATGCAATTTTAATCTCACATCCCATTAAAGGAGTATATGAATTATCAACTGAACAATTTCTAAAACTGTGGGATGGAGTGATCTTACAATTTTCTCTTGCTCCAAGCAGTTTGTCAGCAGAAGTAAGTTTGATTAGTTTTTTTAAAGAACTAAGGATGTTATTTAGCCCTAAAAAGAAAGAGATTCGTTGGGTAATGGTGGCTACTTTTTTTTCAGCAATCTTATCACTTTCGTTACCTTATTTAATTCGCCAGATTGTTGACCAAGTTCTAGTTTTTTCCGATCGAAACTTTTTGTTTACCGTTGTATTTGGTGTAACTCTTTCTGTTTTTTTCCAATCATTGTTTTCCCTTTTCCGCAATTTGATCTCGATTGGTCTCATGCAAAATTTGGAATATAATTACTTTGTTAGATTTTTTCAACATATTTTAAATCTAACACTTCCAGAGTTTCGTAAATTTGAGACTGGAGATTTTACACAAAGACTAAAAGAGAACCAAAGAATTTTGGAAATCACACAAAGATCGGGTTTGTTTTTAATTTTGGACCTCATTACACTTCCAATTTATTTATTCATTTTATTTCGATTGGATGGTGGATTATCCTTTGTCGGATTATTTTTTTTAATCGTATATGCAATCGTTGTCGTTCGTTCTAGCTCAAAAATCAAAAAGTTACAAAAACATAGTTTCGAATCTAAGAAAAAAACAACTTCCTTTTTTCTATCTTTGTTTTCAGGCATTCAATTGATCAAAGCTTCTTCAATCGAAAGTCGTTATTTAGCAAAAGGATTAAATGAAATTGCGAGGACAATCTTAACAAACCTTAGAGTGGGAAAAAGAGTACATATCCTCGAATTGATTAGCAAATTCTTTGAGCAAATAGGATTGATTTCAGTCATTGCCTATGGAGTGAATCTTGTTTTAGATGAACAATTATCACTTGGAAGTTTTTTGGGTTTTTTAATACTTTATTCCTTACTTATGGAGCCAATCGTAAGATTATGCCACTTGTATGAGGATTTACATGAATTAAGAGAATCTCGTATGAGACTCACTGAAATTTATTCGCTTCCAGGTGAAATTGTCAGTTTACGGCCGTTTGGTGAACTTCCTAGATTATCGGGTAGAATTAAATTGGACAATGTAAGTTTTCGATACTCAGAAGGGTCTTCTGAAATTCTAAAAGAGATCAACCTAGATATCGAAGCAGGAGAAAAAATTGCAATCGTAGGCAGAAGTGGGTGTGGCAAATCTACACTCATGCGAATTATGATGGGAACACTTTCCCCAACGAAAGGCAAAGTTTTTGTCGATTCATTTGATTTATCTACACTTGATCCTGAAGAAGTTAGAATCCAATTCGGTGCAGTCGAACAAAATCCAATTTTATTCTCTGGAACGATCACAGAAAATTTATCTAAAAAAAATCCCTCACTCCATATGGAATCATTATTAGCTGGTGCTAAGTTAGCCTCTGTTGATCAGTTTGTGGAAAGATTCACAATGAAATATGAGACCAAAATTGGTGAGTCTGGAGTTGGGTTATCGGGAGGTCAGAAACAAAGACTTGCGATAGCACGCGCTTTAGTCACAAATCCAAGTATTCTATTTTTAGATGAACCTACTTCTGCATTGGATTCCGAAACGGAAGCTCACATTCAATCACAATGGGAAACTGTTTTTTTGGATCGTACTGTGATTCAGATTTCTCATCGACTACATACTACAGTTAGTGCAGATAAAATTATTGTCCTTGATGAAGGTCGAATCGTTGAAATGGGAACTCATGCTGAACTGATTCAAACAAAAGGTTACTACTATCATTTGTTCCCTACGTTAACCGAAGAGGAAAGCCATGTTTAA
- the galE gene encoding UDP-glucose 4-epimerase GalE, translated as MRVLVTGGAGYIGSHIVLELMELGHEIIIVDDMEKGNEANLFPGNEFIKGEIQDPNILKRAFSKKVDAVFHFAAWKAAGESMTDPLKYTMNNLNGTFTLLNAMIQYGCQYFVFSSSAAVYGAPKYLPIDENHPLQPENYYGYTKLCIEENLEWFDKLKNLKSARLRYFNAAGYDPKGRIKGIEKTPANLLPIIMEAASGIRKGFEIYGNDYDTEDGTCVRDYIHVSDLAKAHVLALNYIMDKNESLTINLGSEAGYSVKEMADLSEKVVGKEIPHKTGPRRLGDPAKLLASSKKAREILNWTPIYSDAETLLSSMWNLYKNL; from the coding sequence ATGAGAGTCCTCGTTACCGGGGGAGCCGGTTATATTGGGAGTCACATTGTCCTAGAACTGATGGAACTGGGACATGAAATCATTATTGTAGATGATATGGAAAAAGGGAACGAAGCCAATTTGTTTCCTGGAAATGAATTTATTAAAGGCGAAATCCAAGATCCAAATATTCTAAAAAGAGCATTTTCCAAAAAGGTTGATGCTGTCTTTCATTTTGCTGCTTGGAAAGCAGCCGGTGAATCCATGACAGATCCATTAAAATATACAATGAATAATTTAAATGGAACCTTCACTTTGTTAAATGCCATGATCCAATATGGTTGTCAGTACTTTGTATTTTCTTCATCCGCCGCGGTATATGGTGCTCCAAAATACTTGCCAATAGACGAAAATCATCCATTACAACCTGAAAACTATTATGGTTATACCAAACTCTGTATTGAAGAGAATTTGGAATGGTTTGATAAACTTAAAAATTTAAAGTCAGCTCGACTACGTTACTTTAATGCTGCAGGTTACGACCCTAAAGGTAGAATCAAAGGAATCGAAAAAACTCCAGCTAACTTACTGCCCATCATCATGGAAGCAGCTTCAGGCATTCGGAAAGGTTTTGAGATTTATGGAAATGATTATGATACAGAAGATGGAACTTGTGTTCGTGATTACATTCATGTAAGTGATTTAGCAAAAGCACATGTTTTGGCTTTGAACTATATCATGGATAAAAATGAAAGTCTAACGATAAACTTAGGTTCGGAAGCTGGTTATTCAGTCAAAGAAATGGCTGATTTATCTGAGAAGGTTGTGGGAAAAGAAATTCCCCACAAAACAGGGCCTAGGCGATTAGGTGACCCTGCGAAATTATTAGCTTCTTCCAAAAAAGCTAGGGAAATTCTGAACTGGACACCAATCTATAGTGATGCAGAAACATTACTATCGAGTATGTGGAATTTGTATAAAAATCTATAA
- a CDS encoding Hpt domain-containing protein: MNLLIDWSRIESLVDMNDPEDQAWLKEMITSLLENMATRVENLDRLMLSKDPKELQSELHQIKGVAANFGLAGLSEVVVKAEALVKSGDVDSSITEGKKIPGIWESTKLELEKKFSS; this comes from the coding sequence GTGAACTTGTTAATAGACTGGTCGCGAATCGAATCTCTTGTGGATATGAATGATCCTGAAGACCAAGCATGGCTTAAGGAAATGATTACTTCGCTATTGGAAAATATGGCGACTCGGGTTGAAAATTTGGACCGATTGATGTTATCCAAAGATCCAAAAGAACTTCAATCCGAACTCCACCAAATCAAAGGAGTTGCTGCCAATTTTGGACTGGCAGGTCTTTCGGAAGTGGTGGTCAAAGCAGAGGCTCTTGTGAAGTCAGGAGACGTGGACTCATCCATTACCGAAGGAAAAAAAATTCCAGGGATTTGGGAATCCACGAAACTAGAGTTAGAGAAAAAGTTCTCCTCTTAA
- a CDS encoding transferase, which produces MYLLLPGRHHLLTRYQKEYLLRLVNMGLSEELDVFGNPLQISKHPSAIIFAVTSANHNNTRRNPLPLYQRAMMIQDFSKELNIPSFVIPIDDIGQSPNFASYTIKKIEVETELMLKLTPENTIVLCSTPVANLYLELGFKVLPVEKDPGSADSFLAKLPWEELESIVLKQKESKQNLDPACIRLWKDYGLFEKVDMLFSDSLIGDDGDLTESRDYNTYVREMDEIAELKFQETVPFLRPGRIGDIGCAVGSWIKLVCQDPKYTESDFYGVEIARHLYQLCEQRKENGEFQNPNVFFLRKNAVSGLVYPRLSMNAIHTSSLTHEIESYGDRSQLLAFIKNRFEELVYGGVWINRDVVGPEDKEKEVYVWMEEDSSTNQGFGPEKFPSFKDYLESQSTKERFFQFQQDFRKEQGYVLRTTSILVDGIEYHCMKLKDICEYISKKDYTDNWKSEMHESFCFWSFNEWKEQLESIGFKISPNSRAYRNEWLVKNRYEGKIKLFLPRIPNPKLTADLIPFDFPVTHMLMLAEK; this is translated from the coding sequence ATGTACCTACTCCTTCCGGGGCGTCACCATCTCCTCACCAGGTACCAAAAGGAATACTTACTTCGTTTGGTAAACATGGGACTCTCGGAAGAATTGGATGTGTTTGGAAATCCATTACAAATTTCTAAACACCCAAGTGCCATCATCTTTGCCGTTACATCGGCCAATCATAACAACACAAGGCGTAACCCACTTCCCCTTTACCAAAGGGCGATGATGATTCAGGATTTCTCTAAAGAACTCAACATTCCAAGTTTTGTCATTCCAATCGATGACATTGGTCAGTCACCTAACTTTGCTTCGTATACAATTAAAAAAATTGAAGTAGAAACTGAGTTAATGTTAAAGTTAACTCCCGAGAATACAATAGTCCTTTGTTCCACTCCAGTGGCGAACTTGTATCTGGAACTTGGCTTCAAAGTTTTACCGGTTGAAAAAGACCCTGGTTCAGCGGATTCGTTTTTGGCAAAACTTCCTTGGGAAGAATTAGAAAGTATTGTTTTAAAACAAAAAGAATCAAAACAAAATCTTGATCCTGCCTGTATACGTTTGTGGAAGGATTATGGTTTATTTGAAAAAGTAGATATGTTGTTTTCTGATTCTCTGATCGGAGATGATGGAGACCTAACCGAATCTCGGGATTATAATACCTATGTCCGTGAGATGGATGAAATCGCCGAACTAAAATTCCAAGAAACAGTTCCCTTTTTGAGACCAGGTCGGATTGGGGATATCGGATGTGCTGTTGGTTCTTGGATCAAACTTGTCTGTCAGGATCCTAAGTATACAGAATCTGATTTTTATGGAGTGGAAATCGCACGCCATCTTTACCAACTCTGTGAACAAAGAAAAGAAAATGGTGAGTTCCAAAATCCCAATGTCTTTTTTCTGCGTAAAAATGCTGTGAGTGGACTTGTTTATCCACGTCTCAGTATGAATGCCATACATACCTCATCGCTAACTCATGAAATCGAATCATACGGTGACAGGTCACAACTCCTGGCATTTATCAAAAACCGTTTTGAGGAACTTGTTTATGGAGGGGTTTGGATCAATCGGGATGTTGTCGGTCCAGAAGACAAAGAAAAAGAAGTTTATGTCTGGATGGAAGAGGATTCGAGTACAAACCAAGGGTTTGGTCCTGAGAAATTTCCAAGTTTTAAAGATTACCTGGAATCCCAATCGACCAAAGAAAGATTTTTCCAATTCCAACAAGACTTTCGCAAAGAGCAAGGTTATGTGCTTAGGACGACTTCCATTTTAGTCGATGGTATAGAATACCATTGTATGAAACTCAAGGATATCTGCGAATACATCTCAAAAAAAGATTATACTGACAATTGGAAAAGTGAAATGCACGAGTCCTTTTGTTTTTGGAGTTTTAATGAGTGGAAAGAACAATTAGAATCAATTGGTTTTAAAATTTCCCCGAATTCGCGTGCCTATCGAAATGAATGGCTCGTAAAAAATCGATATGAAGGTAAAATAAAACTTTTTTTACCAAGGATCCCAAATCCAAAACTGACCGCAGACCTAATCCCTTTTGATTTCCCTGTGACTCATATGCTCATGTTAGCGGAAAAATAG